A region of Paenimyroides aestuarii DNA encodes the following proteins:
- a CDS encoding OstA-like protein, translating to MKNVFLNLLFILVCSLSLHAQTTETSGKIIRLLAADFTDVNEYEVPGAKILTGNVQMQHDSMYIYCNKAYFFEKENYAKLFGNVRIVQDDTLQLNSKYAEYNGMQKIAYASGNVVMTSPDSSLKSEKVYYDRNTGIAYYNDHATITNKQNTLKSKTGKYYTRELKYEFRTQVVITNPENVVKSNHLDYYEDSGHAYLFGPSTIDNKGNHIYTENGFYDTRLNEGKMIEKSFILYDNKRIEADEMFYDEKRSYAKGINNVKVTDTINNTVATSHFAEVFRANDSLYMTKKPLITYYTPKDTTYFHAKNLQIVGPDKQRVIKGYPNARMYRTPDMSGKADSLHYDQKIGLLQLIRKPVLFNGESQLTGDVIHLINNVQTEKLDSLKVLNNAFVIQKDTLGSGYNQAKGINMYGKFIDDKIRQIDLVQNAEMIYYVYDEQVLKGIDKGICSKIVLELEENKITTATRMINPEGTTYPPEQFPENARKLAGFNWRGDERMYSVDALFSEEELKHDDKAEQEIKQNEKISEKPMEIQEKTLNFKRKAKAPNVIKNRKE from the coding sequence TTGAAAAACGTTTTTTTAAACCTGCTTTTTATTTTGGTTTGCAGTCTGTCATTGCATGCACAAACAACCGAAACAAGTGGTAAAATTATACGACTTTTGGCAGCCGATTTTACCGATGTGAACGAATATGAAGTTCCCGGTGCCAAAATTCTTACAGGTAATGTTCAAATGCAGCACGACAGTATGTATATTTACTGCAATAAAGCCTATTTTTTTGAAAAAGAAAATTATGCAAAACTGTTTGGAAATGTACGAATTGTTCAAGACGACACTCTGCAATTGAACAGCAAATATGCCGAATATAATGGCATGCAAAAAATTGCGTATGCTTCGGGAAATGTGGTAATGACTTCCCCCGATTCGTCTTTAAAATCAGAAAAAGTATATTATGACCGAAACACGGGAATTGCCTATTACAACGACCACGCAACCATTACCAACAAACAAAATACCTTAAAATCGAAAACCGGAAAATACTACACGCGGGAATTAAAATATGAGTTTAGAACGCAAGTGGTGATTACCAATCCTGAAAATGTGGTGAAATCGAACCATTTAGACTATTACGAAGATTCGGGTCATGCCTATTTGTTTGGTCCTTCCACGATTGATAATAAAGGAAATCATATCTACACCGAAAATGGTTTTTACGACACCCGATTAAACGAAGGAAAAATGATTGAAAAATCGTTTATTCTTTATGACAACAAGCGTATTGAAGCTGATGAAATGTTTTATGATGAAAAACGTTCGTATGCCAAAGGAATCAATAATGTAAAAGTTACCGATACTATTAACAACACTGTTGCAACAAGCCATTTTGCTGAAGTTTTTCGGGCAAACGATTCACTTTACATGACTAAAAAACCCCTCATAACCTATTATACGCCAAAAGATACCACCTATTTTCATGCAAAAAATTTACAAATTGTGGGACCTGATAAACAACGTGTGATAAAAGGTTATCCCAATGCACGCATGTATCGCACACCCGACATGAGCGGAAAAGCAGATTCATTGCATTACGATCAAAAAATTGGACTTTTGCAATTAATTCGAAAACCTGTTTTATTCAATGGTGAAAGTCAGTTAACCGGCGATGTGATTCATTTGATAAACAATGTGCAAACCGAAAAATTAGATTCCTTAAAAGTATTAAACAATGCCTTTGTGATTCAGAAAGATACCTTAGGATCAGGCTATAACCAGGCCAAAGGAATTAATATGTATGGAAAATTTATCGATGATAAAATTCGGCAGATTGATTTGGTTCAAAATGCAGAAATGATTTATTATGTATATGATGAGCAAGTTTTGAAAGGAATTGATAAAGGCATTTGTAGCAAAATTGTTTTAGAATTAGAAGAAAACAAAATCACAACTGCCACCCGAATGATTAATCCGGAAGGAACCACTTACCCACCCGAGCAATTTCCAGAGAATGCTCGAAAATTAGCAGGTTTTAATTGGCGGGGCGATGAACGAATGTACAGCGTAGATGCACTCTTTAGCGAGGAAGAATTGAAGCACGACGATAAAGCCGAGCAAGAAATTAAACAGAACGAAAAAATAAGCGAAAAACCTATGGAAATTCAAGAAAAAACCTTGAATTTTAAGCGAAAAGCAAAAGCACCAAATGTGATTAAAAACCGAAAGGAATAA
- a CDS encoding aspartate aminotransferase family protein: protein MKQDFFKYQAQTTEHPLALEISSAKGSYIYTTDGKKHLDFVAGVSACTLGHQHPRVVQAIKNQVDHYLHVMVYGEYIQKPAVDFCKLLAAQLPASLNKTYLVNSGTEAIEGALKLAKRATGRTQIISCNNAYHGNTQGAMSILGNEERKRAFRPLLPHVDFITFNNEADLKQITNQTAAVVLETIQGSAGFITPENDYLAKVRKRCDETGTLLILDEIQPGFGRTGKLFGFQNYNIIPDIVVMGKGMGGGMPVGAFTANEKLMDLLASDPKCGHITTFGGHPVIAAACLATLQELLETDLMAQTLVKEQLFRSLLKHPLITEIHGKGLMLAPMTPSEEITNRVILKCKDKGLVLFWLMFEGKAIRITPPLTISEEEIKEGCALLLDALNEVQAELC from the coding sequence ATGAAGCAAGATTTTTTTAAGTACCAAGCACAAACTACTGAGCATCCGCTAGCACTAGAAATTAGCAGTGCCAAAGGCAGTTACATTTATACCACCGATGGCAAAAAGCATTTAGATTTTGTTGCCGGTGTATCGGCTTGCACCTTAGGACATCAGCATCCGCGTGTGGTTCAAGCAATAAAAAACCAAGTAGATCACTATTTACATGTGATGGTTTATGGCGAATATATTCAAAAACCTGCAGTTGATTTTTGCAAACTGTTAGCAGCACAGCTTCCCGCATCGCTCAACAAAACCTATTTGGTCAATTCAGGAACCGAAGCTATTGAAGGCGCGTTAAAATTGGCAAAACGTGCCACCGGCAGAACACAGATTATATCGTGCAACAATGCCTATCACGGCAATACACAAGGTGCGATGAGTATCTTGGGCAACGAAGAACGCAAAAGAGCTTTCCGCCCGCTGCTGCCCCATGTAGATTTCATCACCTTTAATAACGAAGCCGATTTAAAACAAATCACCAACCAAACGGCTGCAGTGGTTTTAGAAACCATTCAAGGAAGCGCCGGATTCATCACTCCAGAAAATGATTATTTAGCAAAGGTGCGAAAACGCTGTGACGAAACCGGAACTTTACTAATTTTAGACGAAATTCAACCGGGATTTGGTAGAACAGGCAAACTGTTTGGTTTTCAAAACTATAACATCATACCCGACATTGTAGTTATGGGCAAAGGAATGGGCGGCGGCATGCCCGTGGGTGCATTCACAGCCAATGAAAAACTTATGGATTTATTGGCGAGCGATCCTAAATGTGGGCATATTACCACTTTTGGCGGACACCCTGTCATTGCGGCAGCCTGCTTGGCAACGCTGCAAGAGTTGCTTGAAACCGATTTAATGGCCCAAACTTTAGTGAAAGAACAATTGTTCCGAAGCTTATTAAAACACCCACTAATCACCGAAATTCACGGAAAAGGATTAATGTTGGCACCCATGACACCCTCTGAAGAAATCACCAATCGCGTAATTTTAAAATGCAAAGACAAAGGTTTGGTATTATTTTGGTTGATGTTTGAAGGAAAAGCCATCCGCATCACACCACCGTTAACCATTTCTGAAGAAGAAATTAAAGAAGGTTGTGCGTTGCTATTGGATGCGTTAAACGAAGTTCAAGCCGAACTTTGTTAA